The Streptomyces tendae genome has a window encoding:
- a CDS encoding response regulator translates to MIRVLVAEDQSAVRAGLVLILRSAPDIEVVAEAADGERAVELARELRPDLVLMDVQMPRLDGVSATRMVVAEDLADVLVLTTFDLDEYVFGALRAGAAGFLLKNTEAKDLIEAVRTVAAGEGIVAPAVTRRLIAEFAAKPARPVTADPSVLDALTRREREVLACLGEGLSNAAVARRLDMAEATVKTHVSRLLGKLELRSRVQAAVLAQELGL, encoded by the coding sequence ATGATCCGCGTCCTGGTCGCCGAGGACCAGTCCGCCGTGCGTGCGGGACTGGTCCTGATCCTGCGCAGCGCGCCGGACATCGAGGTGGTGGCGGAGGCGGCGGACGGCGAGCGGGCGGTCGAACTCGCGCGTGAACTGCGGCCCGACCTGGTGCTGATGGACGTGCAGATGCCGCGTCTCGACGGGGTGTCGGCGACCCGGATGGTGGTCGCGGAGGACCTCGCGGACGTGCTGGTGCTGACCACGTTCGACCTCGACGAGTACGTGTTCGGGGCGCTGCGGGCCGGCGCGGCCGGGTTCCTCCTGAAGAACACGGAGGCGAAGGACCTGATCGAGGCGGTGCGTACGGTGGCCGCCGGTGAGGGGATCGTCGCCCCGGCCGTGACCCGGCGGCTGATCGCCGAGTTCGCGGCGAAGCCGGCCCGGCCGGTGACGGCAGACCCGTCGGTGCTGGACGCGCTCACCCGGCGCGAGCGGGAGGTGCTGGCCTGCCTCGGGGAGGGGCTGTCCAACGCCGCCGTCGCCCGGCGCCTGGACATGGCCGAGGCCACGGTGAAGACGCACGTCAGCCGCCTGCTGGGCAAGCTGGAGCTGCGCAGCCGGGTGCAAGCGGCGGTTCTGGCCCAGGAGTTGGGGCTGTGA
- a CDS encoding sensor histidine kinase yields MALRQLRPPRFDVSVALAGLLGGLLLWGFGLGVRPGDDPLVLVDGRSALLVPLAVMACCELLRRSAPRTAVLAGTVALAADTVTRGSIATIVMYTDLVYAAVVYGTPATARRLPWITGVVTIAATLVPYAVWRVPEALLLGLVAGALTFAPASTGLIVRNHRDAADAARLRAEQTALLAEMDRVQAVTAERARMARELHDMVANHLSAIAIHSTAALSLDDPGTSREALTVIRRNSVQGLAEMRRLIGILRDGADDREPSATPTLDGLGALVAGARANGLDVTLDTEHGAVPAPVELAAYRIVQESLTNALKHASAGPVTVCLRRPADALEIRVTSVHGDRDTPRAPGSGAGLVGMRERAALLDGTFEAGPESGPDGTLWVVRATLPVTDVEQGEA; encoded by the coding sequence ATGGCCCTACGACAGCTCCGTCCGCCCCGTTTCGACGTGTCGGTGGCGCTCGCCGGGCTTCTGGGCGGACTGCTGCTGTGGGGCTTCGGGCTGGGGGTGCGGCCGGGCGACGACCCGCTCGTGCTGGTCGACGGCCGGTCGGCGCTCCTGGTGCCGCTCGCGGTGATGGCGTGCTGCGAACTGCTGCGCCGCAGTGCCCCGCGCACCGCGGTGCTGGCCGGCACCGTGGCGCTGGCCGCGGACACGGTGACCCGGGGCAGCATCGCCACCATCGTGATGTACACCGACCTGGTGTACGCCGCCGTCGTCTACGGCACGCCCGCCACCGCACGCCGGCTGCCGTGGATCACCGGCGTCGTGACCATCGCGGCGACGCTGGTGCCGTACGCCGTGTGGCGGGTGCCCGAGGCCCTGCTGCTGGGGCTGGTGGCGGGCGCGTTGACGTTCGCGCCCGCGTCGACCGGCCTCATCGTGCGCAACCACCGTGACGCCGCCGACGCGGCCCGGCTGCGGGCCGAACAGACCGCGCTGCTGGCGGAGATGGACCGGGTCCAGGCGGTGACCGCGGAACGCGCCCGGATGGCCCGCGAGTTGCACGACATGGTCGCCAACCACCTCTCCGCGATCGCCATCCACTCCACCGCCGCCCTCTCCCTGGACGACCCCGGCACCTCGCGGGAGGCGCTGACGGTGATCCGGCGGAACAGCGTGCAGGGACTGGCCGAGATGCGACGGCTCATCGGGATCCTGCGCGACGGCGCCGACGACCGGGAGCCGTCCGCGACCCCCACCCTCGACGGTCTGGGCGCCCTGGTGGCGGGCGCCCGCGCCAACGGACTCGACGTCACCCTGGACACCGAGCACGGCGCCGTGCCCGCACCGGTCGAGCTGGCCGCGTACAGGATCGTGCAGGAGTCGCTGACCAACGCCCTGAAGCACGCCTCGGCCGGTCCGGTCACCGTGTGCCTGCGGCGCCCGGCCGACGCCCTGGAGATCCGGGTGACCAGTGTCCACGGCGACCGGGACACCCCGCGCGCGCCGGGGTCGGGGGCCGGACTGGTCGGCATGCGGGAGCGGGCCGCCCTGCTGGACGGCACGTTCGAGGCCGGGCCGGAGAGCGGCCCGGACGGCACCCTGTGGGTGGTACGTGCCACCCTTCCCGTCACCGACGTCGAACAAGGAGAAGCCTGA
- a CDS encoding helix-turn-helix transcriptional regulator, which yields MATTEFGRAVRRWRDRVPPEAAGLPAGGLRRAPGLRREELSQLSGISVDYITRLEQGRATHPSEQVVEALARALRLSDAERSHLFRLGGLRSPGPECVPTRLTPGVQRVLDRLTGTPVAVHDATWTLLVANPPYAALMGDPSGWHGHRRNGVWRAFLGHGERVRHTAGSREALRRALVADLRAATARYPDDRRLGRLVADLRRDSDRFAELWDSGITGRHESARKTIDHPRAGAVTLDCDILTLEGSDLHIMVYTAEPGTEDAERLALITTLGIQAPAG from the coding sequence ATGGCGACGACGGAGTTCGGGCGGGCGGTGCGCCGCTGGCGTGACCGGGTCCCGCCGGAAGCGGCCGGTCTCCCCGCCGGCGGTCTCCGGCGCGCCCCGGGTCTGCGGCGCGAGGAGCTGTCCCAGCTGTCCGGGATCTCGGTGGACTACATCACCCGCCTCGAACAGGGGCGTGCCACACACCCGTCGGAGCAGGTCGTGGAGGCGCTCGCCCGGGCGCTGCGGCTGTCGGACGCCGAGCGGTCACACCTGTTCCGGCTGGGCGGTCTGCGCTCGCCGGGTCCGGAGTGTGTGCCCACCCGGCTCACGCCGGGCGTGCAGCGGGTGCTGGACCGGCTGACCGGCACTCCCGTCGCCGTCCACGACGCCACCTGGACGCTGCTGGTGGCCAACCCGCCCTACGCGGCCCTCATGGGCGACCCGTCCGGATGGCACGGCCACCGGCGCAACGGCGTGTGGCGCGCCTTCCTCGGCCACGGCGAGCGGGTGCGGCACACCGCGGGGTCCCGGGAGGCGCTGCGGCGCGCGCTGGTCGCCGACCTGCGTGCGGCCACCGCGCGCTATCCGGACGACCGGCGGCTCGGGCGGCTGGTCGCCGACCTGCGCCGGGACAGCGACCGGTTCGCCGAGCTGTGGGACTCCGGGATCACCGGCCGCCACGAGTCGGCCCGCAAGACGATCGACCATCCGCGGGCGGGCGCGGTCACCCTCGACTGCGACATCCTCACCCTGGAGGGCAGCGACCTGCACATCATGGTCTACACGGCGGAGCCCGGCACCGAGGACGCCGAGCGTCTCGCGCTGATCACCACGCTCGGCATCCAGGCCCCCGCCGGCTGA
- a CDS encoding SDR family NAD(P)-dependent oxidoreductase: protein MTELALVTGATSGIGRAYAERLAADGHDLVLVGRRRERLEEFAAAHPEVTVRTVAADLSTPEGIDTVARTAAAEPLTMLVNNAGVAHYMPFAELPADRATELVHVKVLAPTLLTRAAIPGMRERGTGTVVNVAGMIAFGGPAPQGRLPHRVVYGGSLAYLVAMSQMLGTELAGTGITVQVLCPGVVATEFHERQGLDLSAVPRMTAEDVVTASLRGLDLGETVCAPGVEDTGLLDAAFRAGLAAFEGQSPELATRYRAA from the coding sequence ATGACCGAGCTCGCACTCGTCACCGGTGCCACCTCCGGGATCGGCAGGGCCTACGCCGAGCGGCTGGCCGCCGACGGCCACGACCTGGTGCTCGTCGGGCGGCGGCGGGAACGCCTGGAGGAGTTCGCCGCCGCGCACCCCGAGGTCACGGTCAGGACCGTGGCCGCCGACCTGTCCACCCCCGAGGGCATCGACACGGTCGCCCGGACCGCCGCGGCCGAGCCGCTCACCATGCTCGTGAACAACGCCGGTGTCGCCCACTACATGCCGTTCGCCGAACTCCCCGCCGACAGGGCCACGGAACTCGTCCACGTGAAGGTCCTCGCCCCCACGCTGCTCACCCGCGCCGCGATCCCCGGGATGCGCGAACGCGGCACGGGCACGGTCGTCAACGTGGCCGGCATGATCGCCTTCGGCGGCCCCGCGCCGCAGGGCCGGCTGCCGCACCGGGTGGTCTACGGCGGGAGCCTCGCGTATCTCGTCGCGATGTCCCAGATGCTCGGCACGGAACTCGCGGGCACCGGGATCACCGTGCAGGTCCTCTGCCCCGGCGTGGTGGCCACCGAGTTCCACGAGCGGCAGGGCCTGGACCTGAGCGCGGTGCCCCGGATGACGGCCGAGGACGTCGTCACCGCGAGCCTGCGCGGCCTGGACCTGGGAGAGACCGTCTGCGCCCCGGGCGTGGAGGACACCGGTCTGCTCGACGCGGCCTTCCGGGCCGGACTGGCCGCCTTCGAGGGGCAGAGCCCCGAGCTCGCCACCCGCTACCGGGCCGCCTGA
- a CDS encoding DUF5708 family protein gives MNTAHGTLLAGVLTALAGLLLWRYTGGVDLPVVTPSRAGVVLMCVGAAEALLGAFRAVRATQGRPR, from the coding sequence GTGAACACGGCGCACGGCACCCTGCTCGCGGGCGTCCTCACGGCGCTCGCCGGCCTGCTGCTGTGGCGGTACACCGGGGGAGTGGACCTGCCGGTGGTCACGCCCTCCAGGGCGGGCGTGGTGCTGATGTGCGTCGGGGCCGCCGAGGCACTGCTCGGAGCGTTCCGCGCGGTGCGCGCCACGCAGGGGCGGCCCCGCTGA
- a CDS encoding cob(I)yrinic acid a,c-diamide adenosyltransferase yields the protein MVNLTRIYTRTGDKGTTHLGDMSRVAKTDLRISAYADANEANAVIGTALALGGLPEEVVTVLTRVQNDLFDVGADLSTPVVEDPKYPPLRVEQFYVDRLEEDCDRFNEQLEKLRSFILPGGTAGAALLHQACTVVRRAERSTWAALEAHGETMNPLTATYLNRLSDLLFILARIANKETGDVLWVPGGER from the coding sequence ATGGTCAACCTGACACGCATCTACACGCGGACCGGCGACAAGGGCACCACCCACCTCGGCGACATGAGCCGGGTCGCCAAGACCGATCTGCGCATCTCCGCCTACGCCGACGCCAACGAGGCGAACGCGGTCATCGGTACGGCGCTGGCCCTGGGCGGGCTCCCGGAGGAGGTCGTCACGGTCCTCACGCGCGTGCAGAACGACCTGTTCGACGTGGGCGCCGACCTGTCGACGCCGGTGGTGGAGGACCCGAAGTACCCGCCGCTGCGGGTCGAGCAGTTCTACGTCGACCGGCTGGAGGAGGACTGCGACCGCTTCAACGAGCAGCTGGAGAAGCTGCGCTCCTTCATCCTGCCGGGCGGCACCGCGGGCGCGGCGCTGCTGCACCAGGCGTGCACGGTGGTGCGCCGGGCCGAGCGCTCCACCTGGGCCGCCCTGGAGGCGCACGGCGAGACGATGAACCCGCTCACCGCCACGTACCTCAACCGCCTGTCGGACCTGCTGTTCATCCTGGCCCGCATCGCCAACAAGGAGACCGGCGACGTGCTGTGGGTGCCGGGCGGCGAGCGCTGA
- a CDS encoding maltokinase N-terminal cap-like domain-containing protein: MAVIHRTTLEPTKLELLAAWLPSRPWYHGAPEGPRLARAGGFRLDDPRGEVGIEFLVATDASGSAPAAYLVPLTYRGAPLDGAEAALVGTTEHGVLGRRWVYDACHDPVAVAELAALVEGRAEPQAQSASDTPDREVTRALAGEGPVPAEFPAVTDTGEHTELTAPDGTVLRVLRTLRPAPDGTPQADPGAAGHVAGAWDAEDGTRVQGLMVLLLTPPPAP; the protein is encoded by the coding sequence ATGGCCGTGATCCACCGCACCACCCTGGAGCCGACCAAACTGGAGCTCCTGGCGGCCTGGCTGCCGTCGCGCCCCTGGTACCACGGCGCCCCGGAGGGCCCGCGGCTCGCCAGGGCGGGCGGTTTCCGCCTCGACGACCCCCGGGGCGAGGTGGGGATCGAGTTCCTGGTCGCCACGGACGCCTCCGGCTCCGCGCCGGCCGCCTACCTCGTGCCGCTCACCTACCGCGGCGCACCGCTCGACGGGGCGGAAGCGGCCCTCGTCGGCACCACGGAGCACGGCGTGCTGGGCCGCCGCTGGGTCTACGACGCATGCCACGACCCGGTGGCCGTCGCCGAGTTGGCGGCGCTGGTCGAGGGTCGGGCGGAGCCGCAGGCACAGAGCGCGAGCGACACCCCCGACCGGGAGGTCACCCGCGCCCTGGCGGGCGAGGGCCCCGTGCCGGCGGAGTTCCCCGCCGTCACGGACACCGGGGAGCACACCGAGCTCACCGCCCCGGACGGCACGGTGCTGCGGGTGCTGCGCACCCTGCGGCCCGCCCCGGACGGCACACCGCAGGCGGACCCGGGCGCCGCGGGCCATGTCGCCGGGGCGTGGGACGCGGAGGACGGCACCCGCGTACAGGGGCTCATGGTGCTGCTGCTCACGCCGCCGCCCGCCCCGTAG
- a CDS encoding 3-hydroxyacyl-CoA dehydrogenase family protein, with protein sequence MARKLAVIGAGLMGSGIAQVSAQAGWEVVLRDVTDEALTRGTDGIKASYDKFVAKGKLAAEDAEAALARITTTTDLDACADADVVVEAVFEKLEVKHEIFRTLDKLVREDAVLASNTSAIPITKIAAVTERPERVVGTHFFSPVPMMQLCELVRGYKTSDETLARAREFAESVGKTCIVVNRDVAGFVTTRLICALVVEAAKLYESGVASAEDIDLACKLGFGHAMGPLATADLTGVDILLHATGNIYTESQDEKFAAPELMRRMVDAGDIGRKSGQGFYEH encoded by the coding sequence GTGGCACGCAAGCTCGCCGTCATCGGGGCCGGTCTCATGGGGTCCGGCATCGCCCAGGTCTCCGCACAGGCGGGCTGGGAGGTCGTCCTGCGTGACGTCACCGACGAGGCGCTGACGCGGGGCACGGACGGGATCAAGGCGTCGTACGACAAGTTCGTCGCCAAGGGGAAGCTGGCGGCCGAGGACGCCGAGGCCGCCCTCGCTCGCATCACCACGACCACCGACCTCGACGCCTGCGCGGACGCGGATGTCGTCGTCGAGGCCGTGTTCGAGAAGCTGGAGGTCAAGCACGAGATCTTCCGCACGCTCGACAAGCTGGTGCGCGAGGACGCCGTGCTCGCCTCCAACACCTCCGCCATCCCGATCACCAAGATCGCGGCCGTGACGGAGCGCCCGGAGCGGGTCGTCGGCACGCACTTCTTCTCGCCGGTGCCGATGATGCAGCTCTGCGAGCTGGTCCGCGGCTACAAGACCAGCGACGAAACCCTCGCCAGGGCACGGGAGTTCGCCGAGTCGGTCGGCAAGACCTGCATCGTGGTCAACCGCGACGTCGCCGGCTTCGTCACCACCCGCCTCATCTGCGCCCTCGTCGTCGAGGCCGCCAAGCTGTACGAGTCGGGCGTGGCGAGCGCCGAGGACATCGACCTGGCCTGCAAGCTGGGCTTCGGCCACGCCATGGGCCCGCTGGCCACCGCCGACCTCACCGGCGTGGACATCCTGCTGCACGCCACGGGCAACATCTACACCGAGTCGCAGGACGAGAAGTTCGCAGCTCCCGAGCTGATGCGCCGGATGGTTGACGCCGGTGACATCGGGCGCAAGAGCGGGCAGGGCTTCTACGAGCACTGA
- a CDS encoding STAS domain-containing protein, producing MHIRGDHAELVVGGRLDVRSAADARTVLHSAVDDGVGDLVLDLSELDSWDATGLGVIMGAHRRAGRCGRRLVLRDVPPQMQRLLVATRLHRILAIEGGIGVDTLPRV from the coding sequence ATGCACATCAGGGGCGACCACGCCGAGCTGGTCGTCGGGGGCCGCCTCGACGTCCGCAGCGCGGCGGACGCCCGTACGGTCCTTCATTCGGCCGTCGACGACGGCGTCGGCGACCTGGTGCTGGACCTGTCCGAACTGGACTCCTGGGACGCCACCGGACTCGGCGTGATCATGGGGGCACACCGACGGGCCGGCCGCTGCGGCCGGCGCCTGGTGCTGCGCGACGTACCGCCGCAGATGCAGCGCCTGTTGGTGGCCACCCGGCTGCACCGGATCCTGGCGATCGAGGGGGGCATCGGGGTGGACACACTGCCCCGCGTGTAA
- a CDS encoding ATP-binding protein translates to MDPNHTGPEEYGHGGDGDTPRQRPPRESLTSDFAQHAPVPARTVQLVSGDFLLTVNPVDGSEIEPCPPAERPDPPVKLTEAERAEVERAATPPVPPGPAQPALPLLARQDERENLVRLLARGRSVRLVGPGGSGRTRLLDVVAEDCADLAPDGVVRLSGHRRSSDDVLYDLFHAVHDAPLHRPDRDELLTRVREIGAVVVLDDLEFGGAALDQLLDATPECAFLFAVTPDVADPSADAGVEDVELSGLDRAAGLDLLGHAVGRGLTDEEATWAGDLWFESEGLPLRFVQAGALLRQRDRLRAGAGAVDEFGVFEDVRPDEAPYDPVDDDEVPLPALGEAAAPAPLLASRLSASARATLRFAVALGGEVPHQAHLPALVGDTHADAALGELVACGLVSPVGARYRLAAGVPAQLEAAGYADDADEQARAAARHYAWWTGHPSVTPERVCAESDAVLAALTALSPLAPGSAEGEPSTAVQLARTAAPAFAAGMHWSAWERALRAGAEAARIAGDVAEQAYFHHELGIHALCAGQLDRARAELEASIGLRGALADKRGTVAGRRALALVADRSGVPLALAPTAGEEVPEAHVEESAPPPRGVPMAFPDLQPPADTGLVVTRGVPATAPSPAGKAGGLKGLARRNLVAAGAGALLVAVLGTVVTLGATSGNDPANPSENVGVNPSASQGADDDGSLDADPASGNKGDTGRATSRPSDPGPDGTLGTADDPTPTATEADEPTDGATGTKRPGEPTKSPSKTPSKPPTSSKPPTSSQPPTSSEPPTSSEPPTSSEPPTESEPPPDGPETTASDTASSAPVETSASADQSTAPGTPDGAETLI, encoded by the coding sequence ATGGACCCGAACCACACGGGACCCGAGGAGTACGGCCACGGCGGTGACGGCGACACGCCGCGCCAGCGCCCTCCCAGGGAATCCCTCACGTCAGACTTCGCACAGCACGCGCCCGTGCCCGCCCGCACGGTGCAGCTCGTCTCCGGCGACTTCCTGCTGACCGTCAACCCCGTCGACGGCAGCGAGATCGAGCCCTGCCCGCCCGCGGAGCGACCGGACCCTCCCGTGAAGCTCACCGAGGCCGAACGCGCCGAGGTGGAGCGCGCCGCGACCCCGCCCGTCCCCCCTGGCCCGGCGCAGCCCGCGCTGCCGCTGCTGGCCCGGCAGGACGAGCGGGAGAACCTGGTGCGGCTGCTCGCCCGGGGCCGCTCGGTGCGCCTGGTGGGTCCCGGAGGCTCGGGCCGCACCCGGCTCCTCGACGTCGTCGCCGAGGACTGCGCCGACCTGGCCCCCGACGGTGTCGTCCGCCTGAGCGGCCACCGGCGCTCCTCCGACGACGTGCTGTACGACCTCTTCCACGCCGTCCACGACGCCCCCCTGCACCGCCCGGACCGGGACGAACTGCTCACCCGCGTCCGCGAGATCGGCGCCGTCGTCGTCCTGGACGACCTGGAGTTCGGCGGGGCCGCGCTCGACCAGCTGCTGGACGCCACCCCCGAGTGCGCCTTCCTGTTCGCCGTCACCCCGGACGTGGCCGACCCCTCCGCCGACGCCGGCGTCGAGGACGTCGAGCTGTCCGGGCTCGACCGCGCGGCCGGCCTCGACCTGCTCGGCCACGCCGTCGGCCGCGGCCTCACCGACGAGGAGGCCACCTGGGCGGGCGACCTGTGGTTCGAGTCCGAAGGGCTGCCGCTGCGCTTCGTCCAGGCCGGCGCCCTGCTGCGGCAACGCGACCGGCTGCGGGCCGGCGCCGGCGCCGTCGACGAGTTCGGCGTCTTCGAGGACGTACGGCCCGACGAGGCGCCCTACGACCCGGTCGACGACGACGAGGTGCCGCTGCCCGCGCTCGGCGAGGCCGCAGCCCCCGCGCCGCTGCTCGCCTCCCGGCTCAGCGCCTCCGCCCGCGCCACCCTGCGGTTCGCCGTCGCACTCGGCGGCGAGGTGCCCCACCAGGCGCACCTGCCCGCCCTGGTGGGCGACACCCACGCCGACGCCGCCCTCGGCGAGCTGGTCGCCTGCGGACTGGTCTCCCCGGTCGGCGCCCGCTACCGGCTGGCCGCCGGTGTGCCGGCCCAGCTGGAGGCCGCCGGGTACGCCGACGACGCCGACGAGCAGGCCCGCGCCGCCGCACGGCACTACGCCTGGTGGACGGGGCACCCCTCGGTCACCCCGGAACGGGTCTGCGCCGAGTCCGACGCGGTCCTCGCCGCTCTCACCGCCCTCTCCCCGCTCGCCCCGGGCTCCGCCGAGGGCGAGCCGAGCACGGCCGTGCAGCTCGCCCGCACCGCCGCGCCCGCCTTCGCCGCGGGCATGCACTGGAGTGCCTGGGAGCGGGCGCTGCGCGCCGGTGCGGAGGCCGCGCGGATCGCCGGGGACGTGGCGGAACAGGCCTACTTCCACCACGAGCTCGGCATCCACGCGCTGTGCGCCGGACAGCTCGACCGGGCGCGCGCCGAACTGGAGGCCTCCATCGGCCTGCGCGGTGCCCTCGCCGACAAGCGCGGCACGGTCGCGGGCCGCAGGGCGCTGGCCCTGGTCGCCGACCGCTCCGGCGTCCCGCTCGCGCTCGCGCCGACCGCGGGGGAGGAGGTGCCCGAGGCCCATGTCGAGGAGTCGGCGCCCCCGCCCCGCGGTGTGCCGATGGCCTTCCCCGACCTGCAGCCCCCGGCCGACACCGGCCTGGTCGTCACCCGCGGGGTGCCGGCCACCGCGCCCTCGCCGGCGGGCAAGGCGGGCGGGCTGAAGGGACTGGCCCGGCGCAACCTGGTCGCGGCCGGCGCGGGCGCGCTGCTGGTCGCCGTGCTGGGCACCGTCGTCACCCTCGGCGCGACCTCCGGGAACGACCCGGCGAACCCGTCCGAGAACGTGGGCGTGAACCCGTCCGCGAGCCAGGGCGCCGACGACGACGGCAGCCTCGACGCGGACCCGGCGTCCGGCAACAAGGGTGACACCGGGCGGGCCACCAGCCGGCCCTCCGACCCGGGCCCGGACGGCACGCTCGGCACTGCGGACGACCCGACGCCGACGGCCACGGAGGCCGACGAGCCGACGGACGGGGCGACCGGCACCAAGAGGCCGGGGGAGCCGACGAAGTCGCCTTCGAAGACTCCCTCGAAGCCGCCCACCAGTTCGAAGCCGCCTACGAGTTCGCAGCCGCCCACCAGCTCCGAGCCGCCCACGAGCTCCGAGCCGCCCACGAGCTCCGAGCCGCCGACGGAATCCGAGCCGCCGCCGGACGGGCCCGAAACGACAGCGAGCGACACCGCCTCCTCCGCCCCCGTGGAGACCTCCGCGAGCGCGGACCAGAGCACCGCCCCGGGCACGCCCGACGGTGCCGAGACGCTGATCTGA
- the nucS gene encoding endonuclease NucS, whose product MRLVIARCSVDYAGRLTAHLPSAPRLILVKADGSVSIHADDRAYKPLNWMSPPCTLKEGTGEEEGVWTVVNKAGEKLIITMEEVLHDSSHELGVDPGLIKDGVEAHLQELLADRIETLGEGYTLIRREYMTAIGPVDILCRDAEGQTVAVEIKRRGEIDGVEQLTRYLELLNRDPHLAPVRGVFAAQEIKPQARVLATDRGIGCQVLDYDALRGIEDDKLRLF is encoded by the coding sequence ATGCGTCTCGTCATTGCCCGCTGCTCCGTGGACTACGCCGGGCGGCTCACCGCGCACCTGCCGTCGGCACCCCGTCTGATCCTGGTCAAGGCGGACGGCAGCGTCTCGATCCATGCCGACGACCGGGCCTACAAGCCCCTCAACTGGATGTCGCCGCCCTGCACCCTGAAGGAGGGCACCGGCGAGGAGGAGGGCGTCTGGACCGTCGTCAACAAGGCGGGCGAGAAGCTCATCATCACGATGGAGGAGGTTCTCCACGACTCCTCGCACGAACTCGGCGTCGATCCCGGCCTGATCAAGGACGGCGTGGAAGCACACCTTCAGGAGCTCCTCGCCGACCGCATCGAGACCCTCGGAGAGGGCTACACCCTGATCCGCCGCGAGTACATGACGGCGATCGGACCGGTCGACATCCTGTGCCGGGACGCCGAGGGGCAGACCGTCGCGGTGGAGATCAAGCGGCGCGGTGAGATCGACGGAGTGGAACAGCTCACCCGCTACCTGGAGCTGCTGAACCGCGACCCGCACCTCGCACCGGTGCGTGGCGTCTTCGCCGCCCAGGAGATCAAGCCGCAGGCGCGGGTGCTCGCCACCGACCGGGGCATCGGCTGCCAGGTCCTCGACTACGACGCCCTGCGCGGCATCGAGGACGACAAGCTCCGCCTGTTCTGA
- a CDS encoding SCO5389 family protein: MSLDVSPALLEQAERGEVDEADFVDCVRTSLPYAWEMISSLVAQLKVDGGAFADNQTPPPDEQARGQLLRALASDAIRGALQRHFGVRLAFQNCHRVAVFPLDSSVDETLARFTSVRNQLLNQSPELRDC, from the coding sequence ATGTCGCTCGACGTCTCACCGGCCCTACTCGAACAGGCCGAGCGAGGCGAGGTCGACGAAGCTGACTTCGTCGACTGCGTCCGGACCTCCCTGCCCTATGCGTGGGAGATGATCAGCTCCCTGGTGGCCCAGCTGAAGGTCGACGGCGGAGCCTTCGCCGACAACCAGACGCCCCCGCCGGACGAGCAGGCACGCGGTCAGCTGCTGCGTGCGCTCGCGAGTGACGCGATACGCGGCGCGCTGCAACGGCACTTCGGTGTTCGGCTGGCCTTCCAGAACTGCCACCGGGTGGCCGTGTTCCCGCTTGACTCCTCGGTCGACGAGACGCTGGCCCGCTTCACCTCGGTGCGCAACCAACTGCTCAACCAGTCGCCGGAGCTTCGCGACTGCTGA